The Burkholderia ambifaria AMMD genome has a segment encoding these proteins:
- a CDS encoding gamma-glutamyl-gamma-aminobutyrate hydrolase family protein, whose protein sequence is MKPVVGVLCSAEDIEVPGWGCLSHQAVFERYLQAATEFGGVLPLLIGSTNDLASDRSLDTLLDRLDGIVLPGGASNVDVAFYGGTRPHVGSLDRMRDRMAIRVVREAVASGRPVFGICRGMQEINVALGGTLCATLHDEPGRRDHRANRALAFEDRYRDVHAVELVRGGWLDEAIRTISPDCRHAHVNSLHGQGIEALANGLRVDAYADDGTIEAVSHMRAPIFGVQWHPEWYVRDSALNRAVWARFGRECTVYLHRRLVGKSCRDTPTEAGGTHQDDFCGNFRTQGTCPPPLVR, encoded by the coding sequence ATGAAGCCGGTCGTCGGCGTGCTGTGCTCCGCAGAGGATATCGAGGTACCCGGGTGGGGGTGCCTTTCCCATCAAGCCGTGTTCGAACGCTATCTGCAGGCTGCGACGGAGTTTGGCGGGGTACTGCCGTTACTGATCGGTTCGACGAATGATCTCGCATCCGATCGAAGTCTCGACACGCTGCTCGATCGTCTTGATGGAATCGTGCTGCCAGGGGGCGCGAGTAACGTCGACGTTGCGTTTTACGGTGGCACGCGACCGCACGTGGGATCGCTCGACCGGATGCGTGACAGGATGGCGATCCGTGTCGTCCGGGAAGCCGTAGCATCGGGGCGCCCGGTGTTCGGGATATGCCGCGGCATGCAAGAGATCAATGTCGCGTTGGGCGGTACCCTTTGCGCGACACTTCATGACGAGCCTGGGCGACGAGATCACCGGGCGAATCGCGCACTGGCTTTCGAGGACCGCTATCGGGACGTTCATGCGGTCGAATTGGTGCGCGGCGGCTGGCTTGACGAGGCGATTCGGACAATATCGCCGGATTGTCGGCACGCTCATGTGAACTCGTTGCATGGGCAGGGCATTGAGGCCCTGGCGAACGGACTGCGGGTCGATGCATATGCCGACGACGGCACCATTGAGGCAGTATCGCATATGAGGGCGCCGATCTTCGGTGTGCAGTGGCATCCTGAGTGGTATGTGCGGGATAGCGCGTTGAACCGTGCAGTCTGGGCACGGTTCGGTCGTGAATGTACAGTTTATTTGCACCGTCGATTGGTCGGTAAGTCCTGCCGCGATACGCCGACGGAGGCGGGCGGCACTCACCAAGACGACTTTTGTGGGAATTTTCGCACCCAAGGGACCTGCCCACCGCCTTTAGTACGGTGA